GCTTGTTCGCATCAAAGATTGTTGCCAGGCCTGGGGCAAGGTGCCGGTGGACTTGTCTGACTGCGATGCGGCAGTGTTCAGCGGCCACAAGATGGGCGGCCCCCGCGGCGCGGCCCTGCTGTGGATGAAACCGGGACTCCCCTGGGAGGCCGTGATGGAAGGGCCCCAGGAGCGTCGCCGCCGTGGCGGCACGGAGGATCTGCCCGCCATCCTGGGCCTGGCGGCCGCCGCCCGCCACCTGCCGGAACGGCTTGCCATGAATGCGGCCTTGGTCCCGCTGCGGGATCATTTCGAAGCGGAAATCCTGTCCTGGGGCCGCGGCATGGAGATCATCGGCGGCGATTCGCCTCGCCTGCCCAACACCAGCTGCCTGCTCTTCCGAGGCAGGAATGGCGAAGGACTGCATGCCTCCTTGGATCTGGCAGGATTCGCCGTGAGCACTGGCAGCGCCTGTCACAGCGGCTCTGTGAAGCCCAGCCACGCCATCACCGCCTTGGGCTACAGCATGGATGAGGCGCGGTCGGTGCTCCGATTCTCCATGCTTCCGGAGACGCGGGCCGATGAGGTGGAATCCCTTCTCACGGCCCTCAAGCGGTTGGTCTGAATGACCTGGATGGAACCTGACGCGGAGCAAGCATGATCGAACACGTCCTTTTCTTCTTCGCGCACAACCCGCTGCTGATGCTCTTCGCGGTGGTGGCCCTGGGCTATCCCATCAGCAAGATCCGCATCGCTGGAGCCTCCTTCGGCATCGCGAGCATCCTCTTCGCGGGCATCGCCCTCGGGGCCCTGGTGATGGCGCCGGGGCTGGATCCTGGCCTGAAGAAGGACATCTCAAAGGAGATGAAGCTGGTTTATGAGCTGGGCCTGGCCGTGTTCGTCTACGCCATGGGGCTGTCCATCTCCCACAGCTTCTGGGCCGCCTTCAGCCGCGAGGGCATGAAGAAGAATGCGGTGGTCTTCCTGGTGATGCTGGCCTCGACGGGCTTTGTGGTGCTGCTGGCCCACCTCATGGGTTTCAACGCCCGCTACGCCGCGGGCCTGCTCACGGGCAGCTTCACCAACATGCCCGCCCTGGCCGGTGTCATCGAGCGCGTGAAGACCATGACCGGCGTGGGTCCGGTGGAGTTGGCTCAGCCCACGGTGGCGTCGGCCATCGCCTATCCCATCGGTGTGCTGGTGCCCATGCTCATCATCATGGTCAGCGCGAAGGTGTTCCGCGTGAACCTGAAGGAGGAGGCCGATGGCCTCAAGGATTACCAGACGGGCCATCAGAAACTGGAAGTCTGGACCGTGCGCGTGACCAGGCCCGAAGCGGAGGCCTTGAGCAAGCACGACATCCGCTCGCCCCAGAACCTGCATGTGGTGTTCGGCCGCGTGCTGCGCAAGGCAGAGCTGTTGATCCCCGGGACTGATTTCCGGCTGAAGGTGGACGATCTCGTGACCGTGGTGGGGGCCCCGGAGGATCTGCAGAAGGTCGAAGCCCTCATCGGCGAACGCAGCCACGTGGAATTGGACCGCGATCAGAGCGCCCTGGATGCCACGCGGGTCTTCGTATCGCGCTGGGATGTGGTGGGCGTGCCCCTGAGAAAACTCGATCTCATCAACCAGTACGGCGCCATCGTCACCCGCGTGCGGCGCGGCGACCTCTGGTTCGTGCCCGATGGGGATACGGTGCTGGAACTGGGCGACCGCGTTCGCGTGACCACCCGCCGAGACAACATCGAGGCCATCGAGGAGTTCTTTGGCGACAGCTACCGCGATCTCAGCGAGGTGAGCTTCCTCACCTTCGCCATGGGCCTGGCGGCGGGCTTGGCGCTGGGCCAGCTGCCCATTCCCCTGAGCCACGGCATCATCTTCAAGCTGGGGTTTGCGGGAGGTCCCCTGGCCGCCGCCCTGGTGCTGGGCCGCTTCCATCGCATTGGGCCCCTGGTGTGGAACTTCCCCTACAGCGCCAACCACACCATCCGGCAGTTTGGCCTGGTGCTGTTCGCCGCGGGCATCGGCGTGATCTCGGGTGAGGGTTTCCGCGCCATCGTATCGAAGAACGCTTCGGTGCTGCCGCTTTTCATGGGGGCCGCGTTCCTCGTCTGTTTCATGGCGGATTCTCTGACCATGGTGCTGGGCTACAAGGTGTTCCGCATTCCGCTCAACGTGATGTTCGGGATCCTGGCAGGGACGCACACGCAGCCCGTGGTGCTGGGCTATGCCAACCACCAGACCGGCAATGAGCTGCCCAACGTGGGTTTCGCCACGGTCTACCCCCTGGCCACCATCCTCAAGATCGTGCTGGCGCAGGTGCTGTTGGCGCTCATCACTTGATGCGGTAGCGGGAGACTTCCTGCAGCAAGTGTTTGGCTTCTTCATCCAGGGCGGCCGAGGATTCGTCGGCGGCGCTCACCAGGGTGGCGTTCTGCTGGGTGGCTGTGTCCATGTGGGCCACCGCCTGATTCACCTGATCGAGGCCGATGCTCTGCTCCTGCGTGGCGGTGGCGATTTCGGAGAGCAGGCTGGAGACGCGGCCCACGCTGGCCAAGACTTCGTGCATGCGCTCTTCCGCTTGGGAAGCCAACTCCGTGCCCACCTGGGCGCGGTCCACCCCGGCCTGGACGAGGGTGCGGATCTCCCGCGAAGCATCGCTGCTGCGCTTGGCCAGGATGCGCACTTCACCTGCCACCACGGCGAAGCCCCGGCCATGCTCGCCCGCACGGGCGGCTTCCACGGCGGCGTTGAGGGCCAGCAGGTTGGTCTGGAAGGCGATCTCATCCACCAGGGAGGTGATTTCCGCGATGCGGGTGGAGGCCTTGCGCACCTCCTCCATGGTGGCCATCACCTGGTGCACCATGTCGCCACCGGCCTGGGTGAGTTCGCAGGCCTGTTGAGCCTGGTCGCTGGATGTCGCCGCGGCGGTGGCGGTTTGTTTCACGGTGGAGGTCAGCTCTTCCAGGCTGGCGGCGGTCTCCTCCAGACCAGCCGCCTGCTGCTCCGTGCGCGAGGCCAGGCCCCGGTTCCCGCTGGAGATGCCCGCGGCGGTCTCGGCGATGGTGCCGGCCGAGGCCTGGATCTGGCCCACGAAGGTGGCGAGATTTTCCGCGAAGTGGTTGTAGGCCGAGGCCACACGGCCCAGCTCATCGTGACTGTCCTGGCGGATGTGGCGGGTGAGATCCGCCTCGCCCATGGCGATGTCCTCCATGCTCGCCGCGAGGTTGCCCAGGGAGCGGGAGGTGGAGCGGATCACGGCCACCACCGCCACGAGGGTGAGGCTCCACACGAACAGGGTCGCCATGAGGGCGCCGCGCAGGGCCGACTGGGCCTCGGCCTGCAGGCGCTGCGAGAGGGCGGACAGATCCGCGGCCAGGCGGTCATCCACTTCTTTCAGTGCGTTGATGCGATCCGTGGACACCTTGAACCAGTGGGCTGGATCCACTCCGAAATTCCCCGTGGCCACCTTCTCGAAGGCCAGGGCTCGGATGCGCGTGACTTCGTCCACGGACGGGCCCGATACCTTGTCCTTGAAGAAGGCCGCCTGGGCCGGTGTGGCGGTGGCGCGGAACTGGGCGAAGTAGACCTCCTGGGCTGCGCCGAGGGCGGCGAAGCGCGCAAACAGGCCCTCGCCGAAGCGGCCTGCCGCAAGGACGTTGCTGAGCGTGGCCCGCTCCACGCCAGCCTTCTCCTTGCCTTGCATGAGGTTCACGTACGCGTGGCCCATGTTGGCGAGGGCCACATCCTGGCTGAGGTTGGGAATCTGTCCCGCCACCGCCAGCCAGGCGCCGATGAGGCCGGTGTAGTAGGTCAGGTGTTCCTGAACGCTGGTTTTCAACAGGCTGGCGGCCTCCCGGCGCTGGTTGAGCGACTCGAGTTCCTTCCGTCCCTTGGCCAGCAGGCCCTGGAACTCCGGGCCATAGGCGTCGGCCTGGAAGTCGCCGAGGAAGGTCTCCAGCTCGGCCCTTCGAGCCTCCGTGTCCTGGCGGCGGGCTTTCACCTCGTCGCCGAAGGTGGCGCCCTGGCTGCCCAGGAAAAGGGCCGTCGCGCCCCGTTCCTTCTGGAGCTCATGCACCAGGGGGCTGATGCGGGTGGCCAGCACCGCCAGGCGATCCAGGCGGGCCATGGCCCGGGCCTCCTGAGCGTGGCGCAGGGTACTGTCCACGCTGTAGAACGCGAACCCGGCCAGGGGAAGAATCAGCAACGCTGCCAGCTTGGCCTTGAAGGGCATGCGGTCGAGAAGGCTCATGGCTTCTCCTGCGGAGAGGGCTCAGGAACCTGTCGGCTGAAAGATCAGGAGTGATTAATCCGATATTCCCGGCAGAGGCCGCCCATCCGGGGACTGGGCCCAGCGGATGCCCAGCCAGGAGGCCGCAGTGGGGGCCAGGTCCCACAGGGGCACTTGCCCCAGGGAACCGCGCCCGGCGCCCAGAATCAGCAGCCAAGTGTGCATGCTTTGGGTTTCCGAGCTGTAGGCATGGGCTCCCTGACGACCGTGGTGCTCGTCGGCCTCCTCCCGGCTGGAGCGGGCCTTGGACAGCCACTGGCCCTCCGGCGCCAGCACCACGAGATCACCCACCCGGGGGTTGGCGGCGAGGTGGTATCTGGCGGGGACCGCAGCGCGGGGCCAGGCCTTGAGGCCAGCCTGATGGAGGCGGGCCAGGGCCTTCTTGGCCTCGGATGGGTGCTTCAGATACACGTAGGCGCTGCCGCCGTGGGTGATGAGATCGCAGCCGATGCCATCCAGCACCGAGGGCAGGTGGACGCGCTTGCGCATGGGCGTCATGCCGTGGTCCGCCGCGATGATCACGCGCAGGCCCGGATGCTCCGTCAGCATGTGCTGCAGCCAGGGTGCGAGCTGGTCATCCATCTGCTTCAGCTTGCCAGTCACGTCCTGACTGCGGGGTCCATGCAGATGCCCTTCTTCGTCGGTGCCGGAGAGGTAGGTCATGACGAGTCCGGCGCCTTCCTTGAGGGCGGCTTCGCTGAAGGCCAGGGCTTCTGAATCCGGCCGGCCCAGGCGAAACACCTCGGCGCGCCAGGGGCTCACGCCTTCCCAGGGGCCCGTGGCACCCACCCACTGGAACACCGCTGTGCGCACACCGCTGCGGGTGGCGGCCACCCAAAGCGGTTCGCGCTGCAGATCCTCCACACGGGAAGCCGTGGGCACCAGCGTCTTCGTGCCGGGGTCGAGGTAGCCGTTGGCCACCACGCCGTGGTGCTCGGGCCAGCACCCTGTGGCCATGGTCACATGTCCATTGAACGTGGTGGCCGGGAAGGGGGGCAGCCCTTCGCCCCGGCGCCCCTGCTCGGACAAGGCCCACAGCTTCGGCATGGTGCGGGCCGTGAACTGATCCGCGCCCAGCCCATCAGCGCTCAGCATCAGTACGGGCGGCGCGGCCTGAAGGGTGGCCGAGAGGACGAAGGTGAGGGCGAGAACAGCTAGGGCACGCATTCCCAAAGGGTAGCAAGCTCTGAAGGAAAAGCCCCTGGCAACGCTGGGCTGGAAGGTCCAGCTATCCTGGAACCATGAGCACCCCACGCTGGCCCTATCCGTTGTTGCGTCTCAAACCCGGCAAGGAGGGTTTGATTTCCAAGCGCCATCCCTGGGTCTACTCCGGGGCCCTGGCCAAGCCCTCTGAGGTGCACCTGGTGCGCCTTGCCGATGATTCGGGCATGGTGCTGGGCGTGGGCACGGCCAGTCCGGCCAGTGCCCTGGCGGCACGGATCTTCCGCTTCGAGGACGCTCCCTTGGACGAGGCCTTCTTCCGCCACCGCTTCGAGTCGGCCCTGGCCCTGCGCAAAGAGTTGGGCCTGTGGGATCCCGAAGGCGGCTGCCGCTGGATCTTCGGCGAAGGCGACGGCCTGCCGGGCCTGGTGGTGGATCGCTACGCCTCGGCGCTGGTGCTGCAGGTGGGCACGGCGGGCCTGGAGATTCTGCGGGATACCTGGTGGCCCATCCTTTTCGAGATCGGCAAGCGGGAAGGCATCACGGCCTTCGTGGAGCGCAGCCAGTCGGGCCGCCGCGAAGAAGGTCTCGATCCCGTGAACCGCCTCCTGAAAGGCAGCCTCGGCGGGCCGATCACGCTCAAGGAAGGCGGCGCGACTCTCAGCGTGGACCTGCTGCGGGGGCAGAAGACCGGCTTCTTCCTGGATCAGCGGGAACATCGCCTCCAGCTGGGGCGCGTGTCGAAGGACAAGCGCGTGCTCAACGCCTTTGGCTACACCGGCGGGTTCAGCATCCACGCAGGGTTGGGCGGGGCGGCA
This sequence is a window from Geothrix sp. PMB-07. Protein-coding genes within it:
- a CDS encoding cysteine desulfurase family protein, coding for MPRFYFDANASAPPHPEAVEAVRRAMAEDWANPTSTHRDGQRARFRLEEARRELAASLGVAPGELVFCASASEALHLLLRGLQSALGDRPAAVFPGEHSACLNPLRDWARVAWLPELPAECGTVVQMAANNETGILYAMPTVLDAARIKAGELVRIKDCCQAWGKVPVDLSDCDAAVFSGHKMGGPRGAALLWMKPGLPWEAVMEGPQERRRRGGTEDLPAILGLAAAARHLPERLAMNAALVPLRDHFEAEILSWGRGMEIIGGDSPRLPNTSCLLFRGRNGEGLHASLDLAGFAVSTGSACHSGSVKPSHAITALGYSMDEARSVLRFSMLPETRADEVESLLTALKRLV
- a CDS encoding aspartate:alanine exchanger family transporter, which produces MIEHVLFFFAHNPLLMLFAVVALGYPISKIRIAGASFGIASILFAGIALGALVMAPGLDPGLKKDISKEMKLVYELGLAVFVYAMGLSISHSFWAAFSREGMKKNAVVFLVMLASTGFVVLLAHLMGFNARYAAGLLTGSFTNMPALAGVIERVKTMTGVGPVELAQPTVASAIAYPIGVLVPMLIIMVSAKVFRVNLKEEADGLKDYQTGHQKLEVWTVRVTRPEAEALSKHDIRSPQNLHVVFGRVLRKAELLIPGTDFRLKVDDLVTVVGAPEDLQKVEALIGERSHVELDRDQSALDATRVFVSRWDVVGVPLRKLDLINQYGAIVTRVRRGDLWFVPDGDTVLELGDRVRVTTRRDNIEAIEEFFGDSYRDLSEVSFLTFAMGLAAGLALGQLPIPLSHGIIFKLGFAGGPLAAALVLGRFHRIGPLVWNFPYSANHTIRQFGLVLFAAGIGVISGEGFRAIVSKNASVLPLFMGAAFLVCFMADSLTMVLGYKVFRIPLNVMFGILAGTHTQPVVLGYANHQTGNELPNVGFATVYPLATILKIVLAQVLLALIT
- a CDS encoding methyl-accepting chemotaxis protein; its protein translation is MSLLDRMPFKAKLAALLILPLAGFAFYSVDSTLRHAQEARAMARLDRLAVLATRISPLVHELQKERGATALFLGSQGATFGDEVKARRQDTEARRAELETFLGDFQADAYGPEFQGLLAKGRKELESLNQRREAASLLKTSVQEHLTYYTGLIGAWLAVAGQIPNLSQDVALANMGHAYVNLMQGKEKAGVERATLSNVLAAGRFGEGLFARFAALGAAQEVYFAQFRATATPAQAAFFKDKVSGPSVDEVTRIRALAFEKVATGNFGVDPAHWFKVSTDRINALKEVDDRLAADLSALSQRLQAEAQSALRGALMATLFVWSLTLVAVVAVIRSTSRSLGNLAASMEDIAMGEADLTRHIRQDSHDELGRVASAYNHFAENLATFVGQIQASAGTIAETAAGISSGNRGLASRTEQQAAGLEETAASLEELTSTVKQTATAAATSSDQAQQACELTQAGGDMVHQVMATMEEVRKASTRIAEITSLVDEIAFQTNLLALNAAVEAARAGEHGRGFAVVAGEVRILAKRSSDASREIRTLVQAGVDRAQVGTELASQAEERMHEVLASVGRVSSLLSEIATATQEQSIGLDQVNQAVAHMDTATQQNATLVSAADESSAALDEEAKHLLQEVSRYRIK
- a CDS encoding alkaline phosphatase family protein, producing the protein MRALAVLALTFVLSATLQAAPPVLMLSADGLGADQFTARTMPKLWALSEQGRRGEGLPPFPATTFNGHVTMATGCWPEHHGVVANGYLDPGTKTLVPTASRVEDLQREPLWVAATRSGVRTAVFQWVGATGPWEGVSPWRAEVFRLGRPDSEALAFSEAALKEGAGLVMTYLSGTDEEGHLHGPRSQDVTGKLKQMDDQLAPWLQHMLTEHPGLRVIIAADHGMTPMRKRVHLPSVLDGIGCDLITHGGSAYVYLKHPSEAKKALARLHQAGLKAWPRAAVPARYHLAANPRVGDLVVLAPEGQWLSKARSSREEADEHHGRQGAHAYSSETQSMHTWLLILGAGRGSLGQVPLWDLAPTAASWLGIRWAQSPDGRPLPGISD
- a CDS encoding class I SAM-dependent rRNA methyltransferase — protein: MSTPRWPYPLLRLKPGKEGLISKRHPWVYSGALAKPSEVHLVRLADDSGMVLGVGTASPASALAARIFRFEDAPLDEAFFRHRFESALALRKELGLWDPEGGCRWIFGEGDGLPGLVVDRYASALVLQVGTAGLEILRDTWWPILFEIGKREGITAFVERSQSGRREEGLDPVNRLLKGSLGGPITLKEGGATLSVDLLRGQKTGFFLDQREHRLQLGRVSKDKRVLNAFGYTGGFSIHAGLGGAAEVATLDISAPALDQAERDWAANGLDPAKHLRMEGDAFELMRQLEPMGWDRVIVDPPAFAKQRKDVDKAFKAYKDVFRLGARATAPGGMLWCFSCSQNLDRLRFQEAVWTALLEAGREARVLAHLGQPSDHPYALNHPEGFYLKGLWLSLD